Within Nocardia terpenica, the genomic segment GGTGATGATCCGGTCGAGCTCACGCAGGGCGGCGGCGTCGTCGGCACGGACGGTCAGCGTGTGGATCTGTCCGCCCGGCCACAGATCGATGCGATAGTCGATGCCGAACGCTGAGACAGCGGCGATGTATTGTTGCGCGACTTCGTAATTGGATTCCGCAATCGTGGTGTCGCCGCGGGCGTTGACCGACAAGGGTGTGGTCAGCCAGAACCAGTCCTGCCGATCGCTTCTGCGTGTCCACCAGACGCTGTCGCATTCGCGGCTGTGGGCTTGAAGGTCTTTCACGAGCGGAATCACGGCGGCGATACGGTTGGCACGGCGTTTTCGTGCTCCCGGCATAAGATGTGTCCCTTCCTACGAGCAGGGCGTCCGCGACACCAGCGGTGCCCAGTTGAAGGTTCCGGCGGGCCGGTGCTCGTCGGGCGGCCCGCCGGAATCGGGCACCGATCGGGTGGTCGCGGAACCTCAAACCAGTTCGGGTGCGCGGCGGTGCCGCGGCACGGCGGTGTGCGGGGTGACCGTGCGGCGAGCGACGTAGCGGGGTGCCAGATACTCGTCGGCGTACCAGCGGCCCGGTGACAGCCACGGGTGATTGGCGTGCTCGCCGTCGACCGCCGGGTCCACACCGGGCCGGAAGATCCGCAAGTGGCCCGGACGGATTGCGTGGTCGGGGCCGAGGGCGGCGTTGAAGCCTGCGACGCTGTCGGCGTCTGCGACGACGACATTGGCCACACCCGCGATCGCAGCGGCGGTGCTGTTCGCGATCGTGCCGAAACCGGACGCGCTACGGCGCAGGCGGGTGAACAGGTCGGGTATGTGCATCATCACCACGATCGGGACACGACGATCGAACGCCGATACCTGTTCGGCCAGCTGTTCACCGGCGGATGCCCCGGCAACGTAGCGGGGTGTCGTCGACAGTAGATCCTCACCTACGCTCGGCCGCAGACCGTGATCGATCAGCGATGCCACGATCGACGGCGCGGCGCACGACCGGCCCTCGCCCCGCACCTCGACGCTGATCGTCGTGGAAAGCGTGCCGGACTGGCGGCGATCCTGCACCGCCCACAACCGGGTCCGTTGAATGGCATTTCCGGACCGCAACTCGACCAACGACGCCGAGTATTCGTCGGGATCGGGGCGCGAAAACTGTTGGCGCGCTGTGATGAAGCGGTTGACCGATGCTTCAGCAGCGACCCAGGTCGTGAATGCCGCCATCGCGGAGGTGAGCGCGTCGTGGGCATGGTCGGTCCAGGCAGCGGTGTAGAGAAGTTTCATGGCTCACTCCTGTGACGAGGGGGTCAGTGCGAGCACTCGCAGACGCGGGGCTCGGCCCGTGTGGTGGGCGCGTTCCGCTCGCCACGGCGTCGGGAAGGGTGTCAAGCCTGCGGGCGCTTTTCCCGCAGGCTTGACACACGACCGACCGCCGTCGGCAGCATCACAAGCGCCCGCCACACGGGCGAACCCCGCCCAACCCCACCAACACGCCAATCTGGACGGCGCTGGGCCGGGCGGATCCGGAAAGTGCGGTTCGCGGAACCGCTATTGCAGGTCGGGCATCGGTTCGCGGCCGTCCCAATCGAAGCAAGGCACGAAACGAGCCGGATCACGCAGGTCGCGGCGGGCCCCGTTGCGGGCCCACCGCTCGGCCTGCTCCGGGCTGTCGGGTCCGAGATCGAAGGGGAACTCGTCGACCCGCTCACTCCAGGTCGCGGTTCCGGCGATGTCGTCGGGATCGGAGAAAGTGATGTACTGGATGTGCCGCTTGACATCCCATCGGTCGCCGGGATCCCGGTCCTCGTCGATCATCGACCAGTCCAAGCGATACCAGACCACCGTGATCGCGGCGCCGGATCCATCTGCATGGACACACATCCAGCGAACCGACCAGCCCACGCCCGCACCGTCTCCACCGGGTTCGTCGATGTGCAGCGGCCCGATGTCATGGGTTGTCCACGAGGAGCGTTGGCGAAACTGCGGTGAGCCAGCGTCTGTAGTCACGATGACGTCGCCCCTCGAGTAGCCAGCAACATCCGGTAACGGGCATCGACAGCGGCATCGGCGTGTTCGTAATCGAGGCTGATTCGGCTACGGCGGTCCAGCAATTCGTCACGGACACGAACAGCCTCGATGTAGCGATAGTGGGCCACGCGATGATCGGTGAGGAAGTCAGTGGCCAGCGAATACAACAGATCGGCAGCGGCGCGCTGGGCATCTTCGGGCTGCGAACGGATCTTCTTGCCCAGCGGAGCATGCAACCGGCCGGACTCACCGCCGACGGTAAAGTGGGGGCCAACCCCGTCGGTGACCGAGTCGGGATAGAAGTACACCCAGCACACCAGGCCGCCCACGGTGTTTCCGGCGATGACCAAATCGCGGAATTCCACCGACACGGCCGGCTGCCAGTCCTGGCGACGACCGGTCCCCACGACATGGCCACAGACGGCCAAGACCGCGATGCCCTTAGCCGGAGGCTCGTCAGACGAGGAGATCCGGTAGGCGGCGCCATTGCCCGGCGTCACGATGTCGAGGGCTGGTGCGAATCGAAGGGCAGTCACGACGTGCCACCTCCATTCTGTGAATATCAGGAAAGGGAAATGCGCTCAGCCCCAAGGGGTGGCGACGGGATCAGGCACCGAACGGGCAGGGGCCGAACATATCGGTCCAGCAGGCAGGGCAGGTACGGGACTTGAGAAACTCGCGATCGGGGATCGACAGGTGCGCGAGCGCGTCCTGGAGGAGCATTCGGCGCTCACGCCATGCGGTGAACCTGGCACGGTTGACCAGGAAGGTTTCGGCCTTGCCGCAGCTTTCGCAGGTCACCTCGACCGGCATGTCCAGCGCAGGGCCGGCGTCGAATCGGCTCGGGTGGTTCCGTGAGTCGTTCACGGGGACTATCGGGTTGATCGGTCGGCATGGAAGTGGTTGCGGCGGTGGATCTTCGGGGGTGTGGTCGGCACGCTGGGGTACCAGACCCCGATGTGGCGATGTCGTCGAGTCGTCGTGCCGTGGGACATCATTGCGCCGGATGGTCGGGAGTTGCACGGAGTCGCTGCGGTCACGTAGTTCGCAGTTGGTCGGCGGCTCATTGTCGGCGGTGCAGTCGTAGCAAATGCCGATCAAGCGGTCGTGTATCAGGTTCTTCGGGGAGATGGTGACGTTCTTAACCTTGCGGCAGCGCTCGCAGTATCCGATGGTGCGCATGTGCTGATGCCTTTGTGCGTCCAGTAGGAAAGGTTGGTTGGTTATGTGAATGACTGACGGCTGATTCGTAAGCTCGTCGTCGCTTGCCGGTGGAAGTCCGGTCCGGGTAGCTGCCAGGAGGCCCGGTAGCAGGCTGGCGGTGCCGTCTGGAAACGGGTGGTGCCGAAGCCCAGCGTCGAACGCCCTCGTGTGTGGGGTGTGCAACCGAACGGTCCGTAACGTGAAGTGAAGCCTGCCGCGTCGTTATCTCACCTGCCCGGTGACGGGTGGGACGAGAGAGTGCCGAGCCTCGAAAGGATGGGCGAAGGCCATGGAAGCGGTGAAGACCCTGGAAGAGCAGCCGTGACGGACTCTCCGGCGTAGGGGGCGCGGAACGTTCGGATAGTGGCGGCGGGAACTGGAGAGGCCCTCCCCGGCCCACTCGACTGCGTGAATCGGGTGGAGCGGCGTGACCTATAACCGGTGAGGAGCCGGGAAGTGGAAGCGAGCCGGAAGGGCGTCGGAGGTGGCTGTAGTACCGATCGAGCCGAGCGGACAACATAACCGCCGGTGAGGGAAGGGCCACTACTTCGTCGATGCATGCTGATGTAGATGGAGGTGCCCGATGAGTGCCCTGAAGCTGGCTAGTCCCGCCGACTCCGGAACCGTTGCGCTGAGCGGGGTTTCGGTGGACAAGGTGCGTGCCCTGCAACACATGCTCTACCGGACGGCCAAGGCCGATCCCGGACGACGGTTTCATGCGCTGTGGGACAAGGTCTCGCGCAGAGACGTCTTGTGGCGCGGCTGGGTCGCGGTGCGCCGCAACAACGGCGCTCCGGGTATCGACCGGATCACCCTGGACTGGATCGACGACGAGTACGGCGCTGACCGGCTCGTTGACGATCTGGCCCGCGAACTGCGAGACGGGTCGTATCGACCGCTCCCGGCCAGACGGGTCTTCATCCCGAAACCGGGATCGAACGAGCAACGGCCACTGTCGATTCCCGCGGTTCGTGACCGGATCGTGCAAGCGGCGGCCAAGATCGTGCTCGAGCCGATCTTCGAGGCCGACTTCGCCGAGTGCAGTTACGGTTTCCGCCCGAAACGCAGTCCGCACGACGGTTTGCAAGTCCTGGTGAACGAGAGTTCCCGGGGCAGGCGGTGGGTGGTGGAAACGGATGTCGCCGAGTGCTTCTCGGCGATTCCGCCTGACCGGTTGATGGCGGCGGTCGGGGAGCGGGTGGCTGATCAGCCGGTGCTCAAGCTGCTGCGCGCGATGTTGCGTGCGGGAGTGATGGACGCTGGGGTGGTCCGCCATCCCGACACCGGAACCGCGCAAGGCGGGGTGATCAGCCCCTTGATGTGCAACGTGTATCTGCATCGGCTCGACCGGGCATGGGACACACGCGCTTTCGGGGTGCTGGTGCGTTTCGCTGACGATCTGCTGGTGATGTGCAGATCCCGGCAGCAGGCCGAGGCCGCGCTCGTGCGGCTGCGGCAGCTGCTGGCCGAACTCGGCTTGGAGCCGAAGGAAGCCAAGACACGCATCGTCGAATTGACCGAGGGCGGAGAGGGTTTCGACTTTCTCGGCTTTCATCATCGGCTGGTGAGGTCGCGGGGATTGCGTGGCAGGCGTGGGGTGGTGTTTCTGGCTCGCTGGCCCAGTGATCGGGCGATGCGACGGGCACGAGACCGGATCACTGAGCTGACGATGCGGTCTCGGCTGTGGTTGCCGGTCGAGGAGGTGGTCAAGGACCTCAACAGGTTCTTGCGCGGGTGGGCGGGCTATTTCCGCTACGGCCACTCCGCTGTTCGCCTCGAGACGATCGAGGATCATGCTCGTATTCGACTCGCCCTGTTCATCGGCAAGCGGCACAAACGTGGTCGTGGTTTCGGCTGGACCATGGTGAACCGCTCGCCGGACAGGTGTGGGTTGCTGAACCTGAGAGGGACTGTTGTGGCACCCAGGGCGAACAAGCCCTGGCGGGAGAAGCCGAATGCCGGTGGTGAACGGCGTCGGTAAGCCGTGTGCGGGAGAACCGCATGCACGGTTTGAGGCGGCGGGAGCTGGAGAGGCCACTGCCTGACCACGGACACCAGGGGACGCACAACCGACCGGGAAACCGGCGGCACGAAGGCCCTGGGTCCTACCGTCAGTGATCATTCGTTACTCCAGTTCCCGACCCGACCTGTCGGACTGTGTTTCACGCGCGTGGTCCGTGCCGGGTCTGGGTGCTGGGGTGTGGTGGCGGTGTCGGCCGGATAGATGAGAATCGAATCGTCGTCGGAGATGATCAGCAGAAGGCGGGTTCTCCAGCCGGGAGAGTGCCGAGTGCGCCGTTGACGGCCTGGTGGTCGGCGATCTACGAGTGGAATGACCAATCGCCGGGCTGGGGTGCGTCGAACGGGTAGCTGGGCGTGTGAGCATGGTCGAGAATCGGCGCGCTGTCGTAGGGCTTGCGCCAGGATCCGTCGTCGGAGGTGGTCGCGTGGCAGGCGGGGTCGGTGCAGTTGCGGCGCCATCCGTGGAATATCGCGGCGTAGGTGAGGTGGTCGCAGTTGATCAGCAGGGAGAGACGACCGCTACGGGCCACGGTGGTGTCGGCGCCGCGGCGGGTGGCGAACAAGCCGACCACCAGGCCGTGCCAACTACGCATGGCGTCGAGGTTACGCCCCCAACGCAGTTGGCAATGTTCGCCCTCCGTGTCGGTGTCGGCGGCGGACTCCTCGCCGCTGTTGGTGCGTTCACGCAGTGGGATGCGGTGGCGGATGGTGATCTTCTCGGGGCCGATGAGGACGTCTTTGACCAGCAGTTTCACCACGCGTCGGCGGTCGTCGACGGTCGCGGTCTCGGCGTTGGAGCGAAGCTGGGCGAGGAACCCTTCGAGGTCGCTGGCGAGCGCGAGGTAGCCTTCGCGGTCGGCTTGCTGGGCGTCGAGGGCGCCGATCTGGTTGCGCAGGCTGGTTTCGCGGGCCCGCAGCTCGGGCATGCGGGCGCGCAGTTCGTCGATCGTGATCAGCTGCTCACCGAACGCTTCGATCATCGCGGCGATCCCGGAGCGGGTCTTGGCCAGCGCGGTATCAAGTCGTTTGCGTTGCGCCACAACGGGGTCGGAGGATTTCGCGGTGTCGAGTCGTTTGTCGATCTCGGTGCGGATCAGCGCGGGGTCGGCGAGCAGGGCGGTGAGGTGGTCCCAGACGACGTCATCGAGGTAGTCCGCGCGGACCGGTTTGTTGTCACAGACCCGTCCGCCTTCGTAGCGGTAGTTGTCCGAGCCCAGGCATCGGTAGTAGGAGATCCGCTTGTTCGTGGTGCGGGTCGCGGTCCGGTAGTAGCCGTAACCGCATCGGGCGCACGCTGAAAGTCCTTGCAGCAGATACGATTCGGTGTGTCCCCGGCCTCGTCCGCGGCCTGTGGTGCGTTTGTTCTCGGCCAGCCGCGCGGCGACCCGGTCGAAGGTTGCTTGCGACACGATCGCCGGGACCGCGATCTCGATCCATTCCTCGCGTGGGCGGTCCACGGTTTTCGACGCGGTCGGTGTCGAGCGGCCCGCCAGCCGCGCCACCCGGTTGAGGTCCGCCGATTCGTGCACGACCTTCGTCTTGCCGAACACCGCCCGTCCGGCATAGGCCGGGTTACGCAGCATGCCCCAGATCACCGACCGATCCCACCGGGTCTTGCCGGTGCGGGTCGGGGTGCCGGTATCGGTGAGCCAGCGCGTCAGGTCGGCGATGGAGGCCCCGTCGTCGGCGTAACGCCGAAACATCTCCGCGACCAGCGTTGCCTCATGCTCGGCGATCTCGTAGACCGCGCCACTGTGGTCGGTTTTGCGCAGATAGCGGTAGCCGAACGGGGCACCGCCGAGCACGTTGACCGACCCCGATTTGGCGCGGTGGGTCTTGCCGCGCCGATACCGTTCCATGATCTGGGCTTTCTCGTATTCGGCGAACATGCCCTGGAACTGCACCATCAGCTGGTCTTCGGGGGTGTCGCCGCGCGGTCCGCGGACGAACTCGACCCGGACCCCGGCGCGGGTGAATTCCTCGATCAGCAGCGCCTGGTAGGCGAACTTGCGGGCGAGGCGGTCCGGTGAGTAGCACAGCACCACATCGATATCGACGCCCGCGATCAGGTCCCGCAACCGCTCGAGCGCCGGACGGATCAGCGTGGCCCCGGAATGCCCGTCGTCGCAGAAGATCCACTGCTCAGGCACCTCGAGCCCGAGGTCTGCCGCGTGGGCGCGCAGGGCTTCGATCTGGGAGCCGATCGTCTCGTTCTTCTTCTGCCGGGCCGAGGACACTCGGGCGTACAT encodes:
- the ltrA gene encoding group II intron reverse transcriptase/maturase — protein: MSALKLASPADSGTVALSGVSVDKVRALQHMLYRTAKADPGRRFHALWDKVSRRDVLWRGWVAVRRNNGAPGIDRITLDWIDDEYGADRLVDDLARELRDGSYRPLPARRVFIPKPGSNEQRPLSIPAVRDRIVQAAAKIVLEPIFEADFAECSYGFRPKRSPHDGLQVLVNESSRGRRWVVETDVAECFSAIPPDRLMAAVGERVADQPVLKLLRAMLRAGVMDAGVVRHPDTGTAQGGVISPLMCNVYLHRLDRAWDTRAFGVLVRFADDLLVMCRSRQQAEAALVRLRQLLAELGLEPKEAKTRIVELTEGGEGFDFLGFHHRLVRSRGLRGRRGVVFLARWPSDRAMRRARDRITELTMRSRLWLPVEEVVKDLNRFLRGWAGYFRYGHSAVRLETIEDHARIRLALFIGKRHKRGRGFGWTMVNRSPDRCGLLNLRGTVVAPRANKPWREKPNAGGERRR
- a CDS encoding recombinase family protein, with protein sequence MTNAVMYARVSSARQKKNETIGSQIEALRAHAADLGLEVPEQWIFCDDGHSGATLIRPALERLRDLIAGVDIDVVLCYSPDRLARKFAYQALLIEEFTRAGVRVEFVRGPRGDTPEDQLMVQFQGMFAEYEKAQIMERYRRGKTHRAKSGSVNVLGGAPFGYRYLRKTDHSGAVYEIAEHEATLVAEMFRRYADDGASIADLTRWLTDTGTPTRTGKTRWDRSVIWGMLRNPAYAGRAVFGKTKVVHESADLNRVARLAGRSTPTASKTVDRPREEWIEIAVPAIVSQATFDRVAARLAENKRTTGRGRGRGHTESYLLQGLSACARCGYGYYRTATRTTNKRISYYRCLGSDNYRYEGGRVCDNKPVRADYLDDVVWDHLTALLADPALIRTEIDKRLDTAKSSDPVVAQRKRLDTALAKTRSGIAAMIEAFGEQLITIDELRARMPELRARETSLRNQIGALDAQQADREGYLALASDLEGFLAQLRSNAETATVDDRRRVVKLLVKDVLIGPEKITIRHRIPLRERTNSGEESAADTDTEGEHCQLRWGRNLDAMRSWHGLVVGLFATRRGADTTVARSGRLSLLINCDHLTYAAIFHGWRRNCTDPACHATTSDDGSWRKPYDSAPILDHAHTPSYPFDAPQPGDWSFHS